From a single Nicotiana tomentosiformis chromosome 2, ASM39032v3, whole genome shotgun sequence genomic region:
- the LOC104119532 gene encoding ACT domain-containing protein ACR1: MEISAYKPYGDPEFESLIERIHPPRVCIDNDSCRDCTIVKVDSANKHGILLEMVQVLTDLDLVISKSYICSDGGWLMDVFHVTDQLGNKITDESLIHYIEQAICASRRGSREIQTCVDRNVRPRHVSMEHTAMEMTGIDRPGLMSEISAVLAELGCHVSAAVAWTHNKRAACIVYVEDELKHGPIQDPYRVAQVQEQLENVVEAHHYDGERRSVRLAAPAASQTHTERRLHQLMAADRDYEQCCSCGYESSADDEVYRQKKGCNGTEVKVENCRQKGYSIVTVRSVDRPKLLFDTICTLTDLQYVVFHASISSFESIAVQEYYVRHKNGWTLDSESERRRLTQNLMAATERRVSHGLRLDVSTQNRVGLLSDVTRVFRESGLSISRAEIGIQGEKAVGTFYVKDASGQAVNPETLETVRREIGGTVLVVNKSLGRSSSQPTSSSNTTPNISTSHSSSKQDKPGFSLGSLLWSQVEWLSSNFRPIKS, from the exons GTTGATAGTGCGAACAAACACGGTATATTGCTGGAGATGGTTCAAGTTCTGACTGATCTCGACCTTGTGATTTCAAAATCATACATATGCTCTGATGGTGGCTGGTTAATGGATG TTTTCCACGTGACTGACCAACTTGGGAACAAAATTACTGACGAAAGCCTCATCCACTACATCGAACAG GCTATTTGTGCTAGTAGAAGAGGGTCCAGGGAAATCCAAACATGTGTTGATAGAAATGTAAGACCAAGGCATGTTTCAATGGAGCACACGGCTATGGAGATGACGGGGATAGATAGACCCGGACTAATGTCTGAGATATCTGCTGTGCTGGCTGAGTTGGGTTGCCACGTGTCTGCTGCTGTGGCATGGACACATAACAAACGAGCAGCATGCATTGTCTACGTGGAAGATGAACTGAAGCATGGGCCAATCCAGGACCCCTATCGAGTGGCACAAGTACAGGAACAACTGGAGAATGTTGTAGAGGCCCACCATTATGATGGGGAGCGACGGAGTGTGAGGCTCGCAGCACCGGCAGCTAGCCAAACCCATACCGAAAGGAGGCTCCACCAATTGATGGCTGCTGACAGAGACTATGAGCAATGTTGTTCCTGTGGTTATGAGTCGAGTGCAGATGATGAAGTATACAGGCAGAAAAAGGGATGTAATGGTACAGAAGTGAAGGTAGAAAATTGTAGGCAGAAAGGCTACTCCATTGTTACTGTGAGGAGTGTAGACAGACCCAAATTACTATTTGACACAATCTGCACCTTGACAGACTTGCAGTATGTCGTATTCCACGCCTCCATCAGCTCTTTTGAATCCATTGCTGTTCAG GAATACTATGTGAGACACAAGAATGGATGGACTCTGGATTCAGAAAGTGAAAGACGTAGACTGACCCAAAATCTGATGGCTGCCACTGAGAGGAGAGTATCCCAT GGATTGAGGCTGGATGTTAGTACTCAAAACAGGGTAGGATTGTTATCAGACGTTACAAGAGTGTTTCGGGAGAGCGGATTATCCATTAGCAGGGCCGAGATTGGGATACAAGGCGAAAAAGCAGTTGGCACATTCTATGTAAAAGATGCTTCAGGACAAGCTGTTAACCCAGAAACCTTGGAGACAGTACGAAGAGAAATTGGAGGCACTGTCCTGGTGGTAAATAAATCCTTGGGGAGATCAAGTTCTCAACCCACTTCTTCATCAAATACAACCCCTAACATAAGCACTAGCCACAGCAGCAGCAAGCAAGACAAACCTGGTTTCTCACTAGGGAGCTTGTTGTGGTCTCAGGTTGAGTGGCTTTCTAGCAATTTCAGACCTATAAAATCCTAA